The following coding sequences lie in one Paramisgurnus dabryanus chromosome 16, PD_genome_1.1, whole genome shotgun sequence genomic window:
- the klb gene encoding beta-klotho, with product MLCFHSYVCLLSLTLPLSLWSTAECVQRKPHRLWLQPLNQSHFQSGSLPSGFLWGVASSAFPTEGSWDADGKGESVWDRFTHRSSIDGGRVDTADVSSDSYVQWEEDVKSVQYLGVNFYAFSISWARIFPDGNATSEPNRAGVEHYRRLIRKLKELGVEPVVTLHHWDLPQKLQERFGGWLNPNMADIFAEYAAFCFRTFGGDVRYWLTLHNPFLLAIQGYGTGAHAPGVTGEPADPFIAAHNLIRAHAKAWHIYDKQFRAHQGGQVSITLGSQWVEPFHGHATSANVELCQKSMEAVIGWFAEPIHGSGDYPASLKASNRGVIPEFSLEERIWVRGTADFFSLAFGPETLRVVKGLAWFGQKVTPDLRSVLVWVQQEYGDPRVVVAASGWFSNASVGVDDTVAIYVLKTFIMQVLKAISIDSVKVFGYAAWSLVDGFEWNHGYSMRKGLFYIDFSQTQRQRLPKTSAHFYRQIILSSNDTQNIKGQFPCDFQFGVADSILQVRLHPFSPQFIDPHLYRWNYSGDGALKPVAGIVLHTRPAQCTDFLYIQHHLSLVRDTAASHYRFALDWSQLVPSGDLSSVDPEKLRFYRCLLSEIRSRGIQPVVTLYHPSYRSPSLGLPDPLYANGGWRNYSTVETFIKYAVFCYREFGALVSTWITINEPNRLMETYGGSAEDRRTTARHLLLAHAKAWHVYDESFRQKHRGTVSFALHADWAEPYNPFLEAHKSAAQRFLFFELGRFLDPFIGGDPDIKEGNVTSQFLIGFTDDEKEELKGALDFIALNHFTTRLVSPLHPQSPQNPNPQNQDHGCSLMRDKTLPSSPMEQAIAPWGLRRMLSWMKNRYGNALPIIITASGVDDQAAYDDQLRQSYIRNYLQEALKAYELDGVNLKGFYLWKLQDRHDPQFGLFKSAAHHSQPKASVNLYRDIIRHRGFPPAGDRGPSCQRTDSSPSCGICMQIAENKSLLFFSVCLSVSLSFIIIITICVVKKRRRTAQRPCTRQRTMAHLHH from the exons ATGTTGTGTTTCCACTCATACGTCTGTCTCTTGTCTTTAACTTTGCCGTTGAGTTTGTGGAGCACAGCTGAATGTGTCCAGAGAAAACCACACCGACTGTGGCTTCAGCCCCTCAACCAGAGTCACTTTCAGTCTGGAAGCTTACCCAGCGGTTTCCTTTGGGGTGTCGCGTCTTCGGCGTTCCCTACTGAAGGTTCCTGGGATGCGGACGGGAAGGGAGAGTCTGTGTGGGACCGCTTTACCCATCGTTCCAGCATCGATGGCGGCCGTGTGGATACAGCAGATGTGTCCAGTGACAGTTATGTTCAATGGGAAGAGGATGTAAAATCAGTTCAGTATCTGGGAGTAAATTTCTATGCTTTTTCCATCTCATGGGCAAGAATTTTTCCAGATGGCAACGCAACATCCGAACCTAACCGGGCTGGAGTTGAACATTACCGGCGTTTGATCAGAAAGTTAAAGGAGCTTGGTGTGGAACCTGTGGTGACGCTGCATCACTGGGATTTACCACAAAAACTGCAGGAGCGATTTGGAGGCTGGCTGAACCCAAAcatggcagatatttttgcagAATATGCAGCGTTTTGTTTCAGAACATTTGGTGGAGACGTTCGGTACTGGCTCACGTTGCACAACCCGTTTCTGTTGGCCATTCAGGGTTACGGTACTGGGGCTCACGCCCCGGGTGTGACCGGAGAGCCCGCTGACCCCTTCATTGCTGCACATAACCTCATCAGG GCTCATGCTAAAGCTTGGCACATTTACGACAAACAATTCAGAGCCCACCAGGGCGGTCAGGTCTCCATCACTCTGGGATCTCAATGGGTGGAGCCTTTTCACGGTCATGCCACATCAGCCAATGTGGAGCTCTGTCAGAAATCCATGGAGGCTGTGATCGGTTGGTTTGCAGAGCCGATACACGGCAGTGGAGATTATCCTGCATCCCTTAAGGCGTCCAATCGTGGGGTTATTCCTGAGTTCAGCCTGGAGGAAAGGATCTGGGTGAGGGGCACTGCAGACTTTTTCTCCTTGGCTTTTGGTCCAGAAACGTTGAGAGTGGTCAAAGGATTGGCCTGGTTTGGTCAGAAGGTGACCCCGGACTTGAGGAGTGTTCTGGTGTGGGTTCAGCAGGAGTACGGTGATCCGCGGGTTGTGGTGGCAGCGAGCGGATGGTTCTCTAACGCTTCTGTCGGGGTCGATGACACTGTGGCCATTTATGTTCTGAAGACGTTCATCATGCAGGTGTTGAAAG CCATTTCCATAGACAGCGTGAAGGTGTTTGGATACGCAGCCTGGAGTCTGGTTGATGGATTTGAATGGAATCATGGTTACAGCATGCGTAAGGGACTTTTCTACATCGACTTTAGCCAAACACAGCGACAGAGACTCCCAAAGACCAGTGCTCACTTCTACAGACAGATCATCTTGTCCAGCAATGACACGCAAAATATTAAGGGACAATTTCCATGCGACTTCCAGTTTGGTGTGGCTGACTCAATACTACAG gtgcgtttgcaTCCATTTTCACCACAGTTCATTGACCCTCATCTGTACCGCTGGAATTACTCTGGTGATGGAGCCCTCAAACCTGTGGCCGGCATCGTTCTTCACACCCGACCAGCGCAGTGTACGGACTTCTTGTACATTCAACACCACCTCTCCCTCGTAAGAGACACGGCGGCGTCGCATTACCGGTTTGCGCTGGACTGGTCCCAGCTCGTGCCCAGTGGTGACCTCTCGTCTGTGGATCCTGAAAAGCTGAGATTTTACAGGTGTTTGCTGAGCGAGATCAGGAGCAGGGGAATCCAACCAGTCGTGACGTTGTACCACCCCAGTTACAGGTCACCCTCGCTGGGCTTGCCCGATCCGTTGTACGCTAATGGTGGCTGGAGAAATTACAGCACTGTGGAGACATTTATCAAGTACGCTGTTTTCTGTTATCGTGAATTTGGCGCACTGGTATCGACGTGGATAACCATTAATGAGCCAAACCGTCTGATGGAAACATACGGCGGAAGCGCTGAGGACAGGCGAACGACAGCGCGACACCTGTTACTAGCACACGCGAAGGCCTGGCACGTTTACGACGAAAGTTTCCGCCAGAAACACAGAGGGACGGTTAGCTTTGCGCTTCACGCTGATTGGGCCGAACCATACAATCCTTTCTTGGAAGCTCACAAAAGTGCCGCTCAACGCTTTTTGTTTTTTGAACTAGGACGTTTTCTTGATCCTTTCATTGGTGGAGATCCTGATATAAAGGAGGGTAACGTCACATCTCAGTTTCTGATTGGCTTCACCGATGATGAGAAGGAGGAGCTAAAAGGAGCACTGGATTTCATTGCTCTGAATCACTTCACAACACGTTTAGTGTCACCGCTGCACCCTCAGTCACCACAAAACCCAAACCCACAGAACCAGGACCACGGCTGCTCTCTGATGCGTGACAAGACCTTGCCATCATCACCGATGGAACAGGCCATAGCACCCTGGGGCCTCCGCAGGATGCTGAGCTGGATGAAGAATCGCTATGGTAACGCTCTCCCAATCATCATCACAGCGTCAGGGGTTGATGACCAAGCGGCCTACGATGATCAACTAAGACAGAGTTATATCAGGAACTACCTGCAGGAGGCACTGAAAG CTTATGAGTTGGATGGTGTCAATCTAAAAGGGTTTTACCTTTGGAAACTTCAGGACAGACATGATCCTCAGTTCGGTCTCTTTAAGTCAGCTGCTCATCACTCACAACCCAAAGCCTCGGTTAACCTTTACCGTGACATCATCAGGCACCGTGGCTTCCCACCTGCCGGTGACCGCGGACCGTCTTGCCAGCGCACGGACAGCAGCCCGAGCTGTGGGATTTGCATGCAGATCGCAGAGAACAAATCCCTGCTGTTTTTCAGCGTGTGTCTTTCAGTCAGCCTGtccttcatcatcatcatcaccatctGTGTGgtgaagaagaggaggaggacaGCACAGAGACCCTGCACTCGACAGAGAACGATGGCACATCTGCACCATTAA
- the LOC135720301 gene encoding ubiquitin-conjugating enzyme E2 K-like: MNSMANIAVQRIKREFKEVLKSEETSKNQIKVDLVDENFTELKGEIAGPPDTPYEGGRYQLEIKIPETYPFNPPKVRFITKIWHPNISSVTGAICLDILKDQWAAAMTLRTVLLSLQALLAAAEPDDPQDAVVANQYKQNPDMFKQTARLWSHVYAGAPVSSPDYTRKIDELCAMGFDKNAVIAALSSKSWDVETATELLLSN; this comes from the exons ATGAACAGCATGGCAAACATCGCGGTCCAGCGGATCAAACGGGAGTTTAAAGAGGTGTTAAAAAGCGAAGAG ACGAGTAAAAATCAGATTAAAGTGGATTTAGTGGATGAGAATTTCACAGAGCTGAAGGGTGAGATAGCAGGACCACCAGACACGCCGTATGAAG GTGGCAGATATCAGCTAGAAATTAAAATTCCAGAAACATATCCATTCAATCCACCAAAG GTTCGGTTTATAACAAAGATCTGGCATCCCAACATCAGCTCAGTAACAGGGGCGATATGTCTGGATATCCTAAAGGACCAGTG GGCAGCGGCTATGACCCTCAGAACAGTTTTATTGTCACTTCAGGCTCTTCTGGCTGCGGCAGAACCCGACGATCCACAGGACGCAGTAGTTGCCaatcag TATAAACAGAATCCAGACATGTTCAAGCAGACGGCTCGACTCTGGTCACATGTTTACGCAGGAGCTCCGGTCTCCAGTCCAGACTACACGCGCAAAATAGACGAACTCTGTGCTATGGGCTTTGATAAA AACGCAGTAATAGCGGCATTGTCGTCAAAATCCTGGGACGTGGAGACGGCGACAGAACTGTTGCTAAGCAACTGA
- the gpc2 gene encoding glypican-2, whose amino-acid sequence MMMMMNIVMYIMSVLALWESAGGTRSCEESRRVYGEKHKLNTAPHTHISGEHLRVCSQDYTCCSSLMEDTLANQSEANFLSAVQDNTHFLLTTFNQRHKKFDEFFRELMDVAEKSMDQMFTQTYRHLYTQNAQMFRQLFADLRSYYTGGRVNLAEVLADFWAGLVERMFTLVNPHYQFTEDYLECVSKHTDQLQAFGDIPHKLRIQVSRALIAVRALIQGLGAGRDIVSKATRLNVGVECVRALMRQWYCPLCRGVPALKPCHSLCLNVMKGCLANQADLDSEWNNFIDALMVVLEKVGGPFNFELATDSVAVKVSEAIMHMQENSVTTSAKVFQGCGNPRPTPGRNKRSRERERERPFRTYKPEEKPTTAAGTNLDRLVEELQERLRRIRGFWVALPHTICNDEKMAADVTNEDRCWNGQTRGRYHQSVMGDGLVNQINNPEVEVDVARPNVKTRQLIMELRVATNRLRQAQNGRDADFIDSDAEGSSASGIGDEVDERFSDDWSGYISFSPPLNSVPVNKQPRPRDRGRPRDTPTNKRNRVNGRVRSDGGRLFPALLLSLSLCLSLSLFQSLGLY is encoded by the exons atgatgatgatgatgaatatAGTGATGTATATCATGAGTGTGCTCGCGTTATGGGAGTCAGCGGGCGGCACGCGGAGCTGTGAAGAGTCACGCCGGGTGTACGGAGAGAAACACAAACTGAACACagccccacacacacacatcagcg GAGAACATCTGCGTGTCTGCTCACAGGACTACACCTGCTGCTCCAGCTTGATGGAGGACACGCTAGCAAATCAGAGCGAGGCTAACTTCCTGTCGGCGGTGCAGGACAACACCCACTTCCTGCTGACAACCTTTAACCAGAGACACAAGAAATTTGATG AGTTTTTTAGGGAGCTGATGGATGTGGCAGAAAAATCAATGGATCAGATGTTCACACAGACTTACAGGCATCTGTACACGCAGAATGCGCAGATGTTTCGCCAGCTGTTTGCAGATCTGCGCAGCTACTACACAG gtGGCCGTGTGAATCTGGCTGAGGTTCTGGCTGATTTCTGGGCAGGACTAGTAGAGCGCATGTTTACTCTGGTTAACCCTCATTATCAGTTCACTGAGGACTACCTAGAATGTGTCAGCAAGCATACCGATCAGCTGCAGGCTTTTGGAGATATACCTCATAAACTACGTATACAG gtgtCTAGAGCATTAATTGCGGTGCGGGCGTTAATTCAGGGTTTAGGTGCAGGCAGAGATATAGTGAGCAAAGCAACAAGG CTGAACGTAGGAGTGGAGTGTGTCCGGGCTTTAATGCGTCAGTGGTATTGTCCGCTGTGCCGTGGAGTTCCCGCCCTCAAGCCCTGTCATTCGCTGTGTCTCAATGTCATGAAGGGTTGTCTGGCCAATCAGGCTGACTTAGACTCGGAATGGAACAATTTCATTG ACGCCCTTATGGTGGTGCTGGAGAAAGTTGGTGGGCCGTTTAATTTCGAGTTGGCTACAGATTCAGTCGCAGTCAAGGTGTCTGAAGCAATAATGCACATGCAAGAGAACAGCGTTACTACTTCTGCCAAG GTTTTTCAGGGCTGTGGGAATCCACGTCCGACCCCTGGCAGAAACAAACgctcgagagagagagagcgcgagcgACCTTTCAGAACCTACAAACCAGAAGAAAAACCAACCACTGCTGCAGGGACCAATCTGGACAGACTG GTGGAGGAGTTACAAGAGCGTCTTCGGCGCATAAGGGGATTCTGGGTAGCGCTGCCTCACACCATATGTAACGATGAAAAGATGGCCGCCGATGTGACCAACGAGGATCGCTGCTGGAACGGACAGACTCGCGGCAG GTATCACCAATCGGTTATGGGAGATGGTTTGGTCAATCAGATTAACAATCCTGAGGTGGAAGTAGATGTCGCTCGACCGAACGTTAAAACACGACAGTTAATCATGGAGCTACGAGTGGCCACAAACAGACTGAGACAGGCGCAGAATGGACGAGATGCTGACTTCATAGATA gtgaCGCAGAGGGTTCAAGTGCTTCTGGAATCGGTGATGAAGTTGACGAGAGATTCAGTGATGATTGGTCGGGTTACATCTCGTTCTCGCCGCCTCTGAACAGTGTACCTGTTAACAAACAACCCCGCCCACGTGATAGAGGCCGCCCCCGGGACACGCCCACCAACAAaagaaacagggtgaacggtcGAGTTCGCTCAGATGGTGGACGACTCTTTCCTGCTCTCctcctctctctttctttatgTTTATCACTTAGCCTATTTCAGTCTCTTGGCCTTTATTAA